From a single Oligoflexia bacterium genomic region:
- the ung gene encoding uracil-DNA glycosylase: MAQVDRIKIEPEWKALLKYEFAMPYMVELRAFLKEQLSKKKIIYPKPSEIFNAFKHTPYSKVKVVILGQDPYHGPGQAHGLCFSVRKGVKPPPSLQNIFKEIETDVKISRPTNGELTYWADQGVLLLNTVLTVENAKAGSHHGKGWERFTDRVIQTLNHSEKPLIFVLWGSPAQKKAELITNKKHVILKSPHPSPLSAHRGFLGNKHFSKINSCLVKWGEKPIDWATNY, encoded by the coding sequence GTGGCTCAAGTTGATCGCATTAAAATTGAACCTGAGTGGAAAGCACTGCTTAAATATGAGTTTGCGATGCCTTACATGGTAGAGCTTAGGGCATTTCTTAAAGAGCAATTGTCCAAAAAGAAAATTATTTATCCAAAGCCTTCAGAGATTTTTAATGCTTTTAAACATACTCCTTATAGCAAAGTAAAAGTCGTGATTCTAGGGCAAGACCCTTATCACGGCCCAGGTCAAGCTCACGGGCTTTGCTTTTCAGTGCGTAAAGGAGTGAAGCCTCCGCCATCTTTGCAAAATATATTTAAAGAAATCGAAACAGATGTGAAAATTTCGCGCCCTACAAATGGCGAGCTTACCTATTGGGCCGATCAAGGTGTTTTACTTTTAAATACAGTTTTAACTGTCGAAAATGCCAAAGCCGGTTCTCATCATGGCAAAGGCTGGGAGCGATTCACTGATCGGGTGATTCAAACTCTAAACCACAGCGAGAAACCTTTGATTTTTGTTCTGTGGGGAAGCCCCGCTCAGAAAAAAGCAGAGCTGATTACGAATAAAAAACATGTGATTTTAAAATCTCCTCATCCTTCACCACTGTCAGCTCACCGCGGGTTTTTAGGCAATAAGCATTTTTCTAAAATCAATTCTTGTTTGGTAAAATGGGGAGAAAAGCCCATTGATTGGGCAACGAATTATTGA
- a CDS encoding class I SAM-dependent methyltransferase has protein sequence MDLTKQGTSSSLFQKKPEYFESRRDDLIAMIPPGCKKILDVGCGAAEGWKNFKGEVSGIELNSEAAEKARKNIKEVVVGDIENTKLPFSEASFDCIVFADVLEHLYDPWGILLKFRPYLKAGGHILISIPNIRHYRILRSLIFKGEFTYQDSGILDIDHIRFFTRKEVSQMVNRTGFEIESLQRKIMASSKYSVLNSLLFGAFTDFLTGQFYVLAKKK, from the coding sequence ATGGATCTCACAAAACAGGGCACATCAAGCTCACTCTTTCAAAAAAAACCTGAGTACTTCGAAAGTCGGCGCGATGATCTTATTGCCATGATACCACCAGGCTGTAAAAAAATATTAGACGTTGGTTGCGGAGCTGCTGAAGGCTGGAAAAACTTTAAGGGTGAAGTCTCAGGAATCGAATTAAATTCTGAAGCCGCAGAAAAAGCGCGTAAGAATATTAAAGAAGTCGTTGTCGGTGATATTGAAAATACTAAGCTTCCTTTCAGCGAAGCAAGCTTTGACTGTATTGTCTTTGCTGATGTGCTTGAGCATCTCTATGATCCGTGGGGAATTTTACTTAAGTTTCGCCCCTATCTAAAAGCAGGTGGCCATATTTTAATTTCTATTCCAAATATTCGCCATTATCGTATTTTGCGATCTTTGATTTTCAAAGGTGAATTCACCTACCAAGATTCTGGAATTTTAGACATTGATCATATTCGATTTTTCACGCGCAAAGAAGTTTCTCAAATGGTTAATCGCACAGGGTTTGAAATCGAATCACTCCAACGAAAAATCATGGCTTCTTCAAAATATAGCGTTTTGAATTCCCTGCTTTTTGGGGCCTTCACTGATTTTCTCACGGGACAATTTTACGTTTTAGCTAAAAAGAAATAA
- a CDS encoding type II toxin-antitoxin system RelE/ParE family toxin, producing the protein MLHQFKKLAKNTVIPYNVIIEDSSMIKDFGNKAAQEIWETDSSKTLPNEFWLRAKALLTIMHSTSTLDDLKIRGQPSNVRLHKLKGDRKHQWSVTIKLPWCITFEFKSGEFSNVRIENYHKG; encoded by the coding sequence TTGTTGCATCAATTTAAAAAACTGGCTAAAAATACCGTTATACCGTATAATGTAATAATTGAGGATAGCAGCATGATCAAAGACTTTGGTAATAAGGCAGCTCAAGAAATATGGGAGACAGATTCTTCCAAGACTTTGCCGAATGAATTTTGGCTTCGAGCTAAAGCCCTTTTAACCATCATGCATAGCACTTCAACATTAGATGATTTGAAGATTCGAGGACAGCCGTCAAATGTACGTTTGCATAAACTCAAAGGGGATCGAAAACATCAGTGGAGTGTTACAATTAAACTCCCTTGGTGCATCACCTTCGAGTTTAAAAGTGGAGAGTTTTCGAATGTTAGAATTGAAAATTATCACAAAGGATAG
- a CDS encoding HigA family addiction module antitoxin has product MIKNPKPMHPGQILSEIYMTEMGLNQTQLANKCGCSPRKINEIVNGKRAISPEFAIELEKVLGITAEMWVRMQAEFDLWRARQQAAS; this is encoded by the coding sequence ATGATTAAAAATCCAAAACCGATGCATCCAGGACAAATCTTGAGTGAAATTTATATGACTGAAATGGGTCTTAACCAAACTCAGTTAGCTAACAAGTGTGGTTGCTCACCAAGAAAGATCAATGAGATCGTCAACGGCAAGCGCGCGATTTCCCCTGAGTTTGCCATTGAGCTAGAAAAAGTTCTTGGTATCACGGCAGAGATGTGGGTTCGCATGCAAGCAGAGTTTGATCTTTGGCGGGCTCGTCAGCAGGCAGCTTCTTAA
- a CDS encoding M14 family zinc carboxypeptidase, which translates to MKHGLVALLTILTVAITAFSTANKEYEVFVQSGVFVQDPDKQFLGEFKNSKSLVIDHVSSKGYELYGPTGFEKMLDAKKISYKRLEIPMDPLDPMADYPTYAQITKGLQDLQAKYPSIMTLTSLGKSHRGRDLWMVKISDNVQSDEIEPEVKFVSSMHGDEITGRELMMRLIDDLGKGYGVNQEITTLINNTEVYIMPSMNPDGSEARTRYNGRGLDLNRNFPDFSVLSNTNIAEGREPETQAMMKFEVAHHFSMSANFHTGAEVVNYVWDTAHVRHPQDSLARKISLDYASRVPYMANSTEFQNGITNGYDWYEVNGGMQDYTTYWYNDLHFTVELSGEKWPQYSTIDGYYRDNKVALLAFLQTVHQGAGFKINEANQVGLVEVIHLKAQPISLGKFPFWNSEFFKVLEPGKYRFVVKAVSGRSAEFETTVGLLQAIPNNGNYMNISLGNIVP; encoded by the coding sequence ATGAAACACGGACTCGTTGCATTACTCACGATACTCACTGTTGCGATAACAGCTTTTAGTACAGCAAATAAAGAATATGAAGTATTCGTACAAAGTGGTGTCTTTGTTCAAGATCCAGATAAACAGTTTCTTGGTGAATTTAAAAATAGCAAAAGTTTAGTTATCGATCACGTCAGCTCTAAAGGCTATGAACTTTATGGCCCTACAGGTTTTGAAAAGATGCTCGATGCAAAAAAGATTTCATACAAGCGCTTAGAAATTCCCATGGACCCACTTGACCCGATGGCTGATTATCCGACTTATGCACAAATCACAAAGGGCTTACAAGATCTCCAAGCAAAATATCCGAGTATCATGACACTGACTTCATTGGGCAAAAGTCACAGAGGCCGCGATCTTTGGATGGTGAAAATTTCAGACAATGTTCAAAGTGATGAAATAGAACCAGAAGTAAAATTTGTTTCAAGCATGCATGGCGATGAAATCACGGGTCGAGAACTCATGATGAGACTCATTGATGATTTAGGAAAAGGCTACGGAGTAAATCAAGAAATCACAACCCTCATCAATAATACTGAGGTTTATATCATGCCCAGCATGAACCCCGATGGTTCTGAAGCGCGCACTCGTTACAACGGACGAGGTCTTGATTTAAATAGAAACTTTCCTGACTTCTCAGTACTCAGCAATACCAACATCGCTGAAGGCCGCGAACCCGAAACACAAGCCATGATGAAATTTGAAGTAGCTCATCACTTTTCGATGTCTGCAAACTTTCACACTGGCGCCGAAGTGGTGAACTATGTTTGGGATACCGCACATGTTCGTCACCCACAAGATAGTCTTGCCCGCAAAATCAGCCTCGACTACGCAAGCCGCGTTCCCTACATGGCAAATTCTACTGAATTTCAAAATGGAATCACCAATGGTTATGATTGGTATGAAGTTAATGGCGGGATGCAAGATTACACCACCTATTGGTACAACGATCTTCACTTCACGGTAGAACTCTCTGGCGAGAAATGGCCACAATACTCAACCATTGATGGTTATTACCGCGATAACAAAGTCGCACTCTTAGCCTTCTTACAAACAGTTCATCAAGGCGCGGGTTTTAAGATTAACGAAGCTAATCAGGTTGGACTCGTTGAGGTTATCCATTTAAAAGCACAGCCTATTTCATTAGGAAAATTTCCTTTTTGGAATTCAGAATTTTTCAAAGTTCTTGAACCTGGAAAATATCGCTTTGTAGTAAAAGCTGTATCAGGTCGAAGTGCGGAATTTGAAACTACTGTCGGGCTTTTACAAGCTATTCCCAACAACGGGAATTACATGAACATCAGCCTTGGGAACATAGTTCCTTAA
- a CDS encoding ABC transporter ATP-binding protein — MSEQNSGMQEDVLSARTRYKDLVVRIWPYIAEYKWHLLFVTGLVIVHTIVGRILPNLVGYAVDNVILPKNLELLWKICAVYFSLEVLRLLMVIAETYFFQVLGLKVIYDLRSNVYSHIQKLPIRFFDRTPVGRLVTRVTNDFSSLADLFTAGLVSVFTDSISLIAIVGAMAFISVKLTLVVLAISPVMLWVSIWLSQKARDTLRRLKKRLAMINSFVAENISGMKVIQLYVQENRHIDRFKKLNTDYRDVQLENLKYLAWLNPVLSGFNAITVTVALYYGGMLNDQSAIAVGSLIAFLMHVQDFLSPLRNILEKYQTFQASLASAERIFTVLDEKQERIDGKLMPAKVMGHIEFKNVHFAYTSDVGNVLEEINFSIKPGQSIAIVGATGSGKSTIVSLLQGFYELDTDSGGSILLDGQDVRTVHKHELRRRIGVVQQDYLVFKGTIASNISLNDPLISRERVRQAAIKANCEELISKHAHGLDAEIQERGANLSTGEKQLLSFARVLAFNPDVLILDEATAHIDSQSEMLIQQATKEVTKGRTSIIIAHRLSTILECDRILVLDGGKLAEQGSHDELLASGGIYNKLYNLQLSKQVAH; from the coding sequence ATGAGCGAACAAAATAGCGGCATGCAAGAAGACGTACTTTCTGCACGTACACGCTACAAAGATTTAGTCGTACGTATTTGGCCTTACATTGCTGAGTATAAATGGCACCTTCTTTTTGTAACGGGCCTTGTGATTGTTCACACTATCGTTGGCCGTATATTACCAAATCTTGTTGGTTATGCCGTCGATAATGTAATCTTGCCCAAAAATTTAGAACTTCTCTGGAAAATTTGTGCCGTATATTTTTCTTTAGAAGTCTTAAGACTTTTGATGGTTATTGCAGAAACTTATTTCTTTCAAGTTTTAGGTCTTAAAGTCATATATGATCTGCGCTCAAACGTTTACTCACATATTCAAAAACTACCCATCAGATTTTTTGATCGTACCCCGGTGGGTAGACTTGTGACTCGCGTAACAAATGATTTTAGTTCACTTGCTGATCTTTTTACTGCGGGTCTAGTGAGCGTATTTACAGATTCAATCAGCCTTATAGCTATCGTTGGTGCCATGGCTTTTATCAGTGTGAAACTCACGTTGGTTGTTTTGGCAATTTCTCCTGTGATGCTTTGGGTTTCAATTTGGCTGAGTCAAAAAGCGCGAGACACTTTACGTCGCCTTAAAAAACGTCTAGCCATGATTAATTCTTTTGTCGCAGAAAATATTTCTGGAATGAAAGTCATTCAACTCTACGTTCAAGAAAATCGGCACATCGATAGATTTAAAAAACTCAATACCGATTATCGAGACGTGCAATTAGAAAACTTAAAGTATCTGGCATGGCTAAACCCCGTGCTTAGCGGGTTTAATGCTATAACTGTGACAGTTGCACTTTATTATGGCGGAATGCTCAATGATCAATCAGCAATTGCTGTTGGGTCTTTGATTGCATTTTTGATGCACGTACAAGATTTTTTATCACCGTTAAGAAATATTTTAGAAAAATACCAAACCTTTCAAGCAAGCCTTGCCAGTGCAGAAAGAATCTTTACTGTACTTGATGAAAAACAAGAACGCATTGATGGTAAACTCATGCCGGCAAAAGTCATGGGGCACATTGAATTTAAAAATGTTCACTTTGCCTACACAAGTGATGTGGGCAATGTTCTTGAGGAAATTAATTTTTCAATAAAGCCTGGGCAAAGCATTGCCATCGTAGGAGCAACTGGAAGTGGCAAAAGCACTATCGTGAGTTTACTACAAGGATTTTATGAACTCGACACTGATAGTGGCGGAAGTATTTTATTAGATGGTCAAGATGTGCGTACGGTGCATAAACATGAACTCAGACGCCGTATTGGTGTAGTTCAACAAGATTACTTAGTGTTTAAAGGAACCATCGCTTCAAATATTTCGTTGAATGATCCACTTATTTCACGGGAACGAGTCAGACAAGCTGCAATAAAAGCAAACTGCGAAGAGCTCATAAGTAAACACGCTCATGGGCTTGATGCAGAAATTCAAGAACGTGGTGCAAATCTATCAACAGGAGAAAAACAACTCCTCAGCTTTGCTCGCGTGTTAGCGTTTAATCCCGATGTCTTGATTTTAGATGAGGCCACAGCTCACATTGATTCACAAAGTGAAATGCTCATTCAACAAGCCACAAAAGAAGTTACCAAAGGGCGAACGAGCATTATAATTGCGCATAGGCTTTCAACTATTTTGGAATGCGATCGTATTTTAGTTCTTGATGGCGGAAAACTCGCCGAACAAGGAAGTCATGATGAGCTACTCGCGTCTGGTGGAATTTACAACAAGCTTTATAATTTGCAGCTGAGTAAACAAGTCGCTCATTGA
- a CDS encoding ABC transporter ATP-binding protein: protein MQYYRYLRFYMALYGRYFWIGIGFLVLTNILDVLPPLIIMRGVDQITNKAPLNELGKTAALFAIITFALAIVRFHWRMQFGKFHQNLAKDLRERVFKKLTELGPTFYSKNPIGELMSLVTNDVETIRMGMGPGLLVLTDAFLYFLTIPPIMMALSIPLTFKTLALLPILPFFIHWLGNVIHRRFLEVQERFSELSGITQEGITGIRIIKSYVQEENQVKVFNTASCKWQDHSQTVAWAESFMHPVMEFCVSVGVVVLLYLGSKDVLGGVLTIGGFVAFQRYIIKMVWPMTAVGWGFSLISQARASLERIDEFLNTAPDVQLHAHKLNNSMPTVKIDQVVEPQLNGLIEIKNLNFSYPYSTRLALKDISLNIYPGDTLGIVGPVGSGKTTIAQLLCHLYAVERGKIFINSIDINDISLQTLRRHISLVPQDTFLFSASITENMSFGMEATASVDHLTRVAQIAKLEDEIEALPQRYDTMLGERGVNLSGGQKQRMTITRALLRKSPVIIFDDSLSAVDAETETLILRRLKEETQKHTTIIISHRLSTLSLCNRIMVLKDGAIEGFGTPEELRTTSSTYRELLQLQGYT from the coding sequence ATGCAATATTACAGATACTTACGTTTTTATATGGCACTTTATGGCCGCTATTTTTGGATCGGTATAGGTTTTCTCGTCCTTACCAATATCCTTGATGTGCTACCTCCGCTGATCATCATGCGTGGAGTTGATCAAATCACAAATAAAGCACCTCTTAATGAATTGGGAAAAACCGCAGCACTTTTTGCCATAATTACTTTTGCTTTGGCCATTGTGAGATTTCATTGGCGCATGCAATTTGGAAAATTTCATCAAAACCTCGCAAAAGATTTGCGTGAGCGGGTATTTAAAAAACTCACAGAATTAGGGCCAACATTTTATTCTAAAAATCCAATTGGTGAACTCATGAGTTTAGTCACCAATGATGTTGAAACTATTCGCATGGGAATGGGTCCGGGGCTTTTGGTACTCACCGATGCATTTCTTTATTTTTTAACTATACCACCAATCATGATGGCGCTATCGATTCCACTGACTTTTAAAACTTTAGCGCTCTTGCCGATTCTTCCATTTTTTATTCATTGGTTAGGAAACGTGATTCACCGACGATTTCTCGAAGTTCAAGAAAGATTCAGTGAATTATCAGGCATCACGCAAGAAGGTATAACCGGAATTCGTATCATTAAAAGTTATGTTCAAGAAGAAAATCAGGTGAAGGTATTTAATACCGCAAGTTGCAAGTGGCAAGATCATAGCCAGACGGTCGCTTGGGCTGAGAGCTTTATGCACCCCGTGATGGAATTTTGCGTATCAGTTGGTGTTGTTGTTTTACTTTATCTTGGTTCAAAAGATGTTCTCGGCGGTGTTCTCACCATTGGTGGGTTTGTCGCATTCCAACGTTACATCATAAAAATGGTTTGGCCAATGACGGCTGTAGGTTGGGGGTTTTCACTTATCTCACAAGCACGCGCTAGTCTTGAGCGCATCGATGAGTTTTTAAATACAGCACCTGATGTTCAACTACACGCGCATAAACTTAACAATTCAATGCCGACTGTTAAAATCGATCAAGTTGTTGAGCCTCAATTAAATGGTCTCATTGAAATTAAAAATTTAAATTTTAGTTACCCCTACTCAACTCGATTAGCACTTAAAGATATTTCTTTGAATATTTACCCAGGGGACACATTAGGAATTGTCGGCCCCGTGGGTTCTGGAAAAACAACAATAGCACAACTTCTATGCCATCTCTATGCCGTTGAGCGCGGAAAAATTTTTATTAACTCAATCGATATCAATGACATTTCACTTCAAACTTTGAGACGACATATTTCTCTGGTTCCACAAGACACATTTTTATTTAGCGCAAGTATCACAGAAAATATGTCATTTGGAATGGAAGCCACTGCATCGGTTGATCACCTCACACGTGTTGCTCAAATTGCAAAACTTGAAGATGAAATCGAAGCCCTTCCTCAGCGTTACGACACAATGCTTGGTGAAAGGGGTGTAAATTTATCGGGTGGGCAAAAACAACGCATGACCATTACCCGAGCACTTTTACGTAAAAGCCCGGTCATTATTTTTGATGATTCACTTTCTGCTGTTGACGCCGAAACTGAAACCCTGATTTTGCGTCGTCTTAAAGAAGAAACGCAAAAACACACAACAATTATTATTAGTCATCGCCTGAGCACACTCTCACTTTGTAATCGCATTATGGTTTTAAAAGATGGAGCCATTGAAGGTTTTGGCACACCAGAAGAACTGCGCACTACAAGTAGTACATATCGTGAACTCCTTCAACTTCAGGGGTACACATGA
- the nuoB gene encoding NADH-quinone oxidoreductase subunit NuoB, translated as MDQMLNTGVLTTKAQQFISWGRKNALWPLPFGTACCGIEFMSVVGPRYDVARFGAEVVRFSPRQSDLLIVAGTITEKMAPVLKLIYDQMLDPKWVLSMGACASSGGFYRAYHVLQGADKIIPVDVYVPGCPPTPEAVIDGIMKIQELIGSGKKRSYARS; from the coding sequence ATGGATCAAATGTTAAATACAGGGGTTCTCACGACTAAGGCCCAGCAGTTTATTAGTTGGGGAAGAAAAAACGCACTTTGGCCACTCCCTTTTGGTACTGCCTGTTGCGGAATCGAATTCATGTCAGTTGTTGGACCTCGCTATGACGTTGCTCGTTTTGGTGCAGAGGTTGTTAGGTTTTCTCCTCGCCAAAGTGATCTGCTTATTGTCGCAGGAACCATTACTGAAAAAATGGCACCTGTACTTAAACTTATCTACGATCAAATGCTCGACCCTAAATGGGTTTTGAGTATGGGAGCTTGTGCTTCGAGTGGCGGTTTTTATCGTGCATACCATGTTCTTCAGGGAGCAGATAAAATTATTCCAGTTGATGTTTATGTCCCCGGGTGTCCACCGACTCCTGAAGCTGTTATAGATGGCATTATGAAAATTCAAGAACTCATTGGCTCAGGTAAAAAACGTTCCTACGCAAGATCATAA
- the nuoD gene encoding NADH dehydrogenase (quinone) subunit D, translating into MKEILKRIQEDLSRNFQQELKFSESFGDFVINFPKEKVVPLMKYLKERHKFDFMLDLCGVDYPNRTKRFDVVYHLYAPSTKARVRLKTEVGENETIDSICTVWKGANWFEREAYDMFGLIFKNHPNLRKLLTHQNFVGHPLRKDYDANHQQSTNSVEPIWFNPDPEYKFDPEKPLVPINIGPSHPATHGTLRIMAELDGETVTRCNVEIGYLHRCFEKMAETHLYNQIIPYTDRLNYCSAPMNNVGFCKTVERMLDVELPPKAIAMRVVLSELSRVIDHLVCIGTNAVDLGALTVFWYIFEQRERVYTLFEKLCGARLTVALTRIGGMAYDNPPGWEKECLETVAGIKKAVEELDNLLTENKIFIGRTQGVGKISAEDAIAYGYTGPCLRASGVNLDLRKAEPYYGYDQLDFDVPIGTNGDTYDRYLVRMEEMRQSLKIVEQVCKNMPAGDYTIRDKNIVLPDKKDVWGNIEGLMNHFMLVIKGVRPPVGEIYDYTEAANGELGFYLISDGGPKPYRLKVRPPCFPIYQSFPAMMKGSYVADVVAALGSLNIVAGELDR; encoded by the coding sequence ATGAAAGAGATTTTAAAAAGAATCCAAGAAGATCTATCGCGAAATTTTCAACAGGAATTGAAATTTTCAGAATCCTTTGGCGATTTTGTAATCAACTTTCCCAAAGAAAAAGTTGTACCCTTGATGAAGTATCTTAAAGAGCGCCATAAATTTGATTTTATGCTCGATCTCTGCGGCGTTGATTACCCCAATAGAACAAAACGATTTGATGTGGTTTATCACCTCTATGCTCCGTCTACAAAAGCCCGTGTGCGCCTAAAGACTGAAGTTGGTGAAAATGAAACCATTGATTCTATTTGCACTGTTTGGAAGGGCGCAAATTGGTTTGAGCGTGAAGCTTACGACATGTTTGGTTTGATATTTAAAAATCATCCCAATTTAAGAAAACTTCTCACCCATCAAAATTTCGTTGGTCATCCGTTAAGAAAAGATTACGACGCCAATCATCAGCAATCGACAAATTCAGTTGAACCTATTTGGTTTAACCCGGATCCAGAATATAAATTTGATCCTGAAAAACCGTTGGTGCCGATTAATATTGGCCCAAGTCATCCGGCAACACACGGCACACTTAGAATTATGGCAGAGCTCGACGGAGAAACTGTCACTCGCTGTAACGTGGAAATTGGTTATCTTCACCGCTGTTTTGAAAAAATGGCTGAGACACATCTGTATAACCAAATTATTCCATACACAGATCGTTTGAATTACTGCTCAGCTCCTATGAACAATGTTGGTTTTTGTAAAACAGTTGAGCGTATGCTTGATGTTGAGCTTCCACCAAAAGCAATTGCCATGAGAGTAGTACTCTCTGAACTTTCCCGTGTGATTGATCATCTGGTTTGCATTGGTACCAACGCTGTTGATTTGGGTGCACTCACTGTTTTTTGGTATATCTTTGAACAGCGCGAACGGGTTTACACTTTGTTTGAAAAACTTTGTGGTGCGCGCCTCACAGTAGCACTCACACGTATTGGCGGGATGGCTTATGATAATCCTCCTGGCTGGGAAAAAGAATGTCTTGAGACCGTAGCTGGAATCAAAAAAGCTGTTGAAGAATTAGACAATCTTCTCACAGAAAATAAAATTTTTATTGGCCGTACACAAGGTGTTGGGAAAATCTCAGCTGAAGACGCCATCGCATACGGCTACACAGGCCCCTGCTTACGCGCAAGTGGTGTTAATTTAGATTTAAGAAAAGCTGAACCTTATTACGGTTATGATCAACTTGATTTTGATGTTCCCATCGGAACAAACGGCGACACCTATGATCGCTATCTTGTTCGTATGGAAGAAATGCGCCAATCACTTAAAATCGTCGAGCAAGTTTGTAAAAACATGCCCGCAGGTGATTACACAATTCGCGATAAAAATATTGTATTGCCTGACAAAAAAGATGTTTGGGGAAATATCGAAGGTCTGATGAATCACTTCATGCTTGTCATTAAGGGTGTGAGACCTCCGGTTGGTGAAATTTATGATTACACCGAAGCCGCAAATGGTGAGTTGGGTTTTTATCTCATCAGCGATGGTGGCCCCAAACCGTATCGCTTAAAAGTGCGACCGCCGTGTTTTCCGATTTATCAATCTTTCCCCGCGATGATGAAGGGCTCCTATGTGGCCGACGTTGTTGCGGCTCTGGGAAGTCTTAATATTGTAGCTGGAGAATTAGATCGATGA
- a CDS encoding NAD(P)H-dependent oxidoreductase subunit E, which yields MTQKSELPLKSKTYIQKELKRYEVRESALIPALFEAQKVFGHITPEVIDILAMEMDIPQARISEVANFYTMFNKKPVGKFHIQVCTNISCAMVGARETMDYICEKTGSKPEEISNDGRFTVSAVECLGSCGTAPMAQINDEYHENLTHEKIDKLLEKLK from the coding sequence ATGACACAAAAGTCAGAGTTACCTTTAAAAAGTAAAACTTATATTCAAAAAGAATTAAAGCGTTACGAAGTGCGTGAGTCAGCATTAATACCTGCACTTTTTGAAGCGCAAAAAGTATTTGGGCATATCACACCTGAGGTCATCGATATTTTGGCTATGGAAATGGACATCCCTCAAGCACGGATTTCTGAAGTGGCAAATTTCTACACGATGTTTAATAAAAAACCTGTGGGCAAATTTCATATTCAAGTTTGTACAAACATCAGTTGTGCCATGGTCGGTGCTCGAGAAACAATGGATTATATTTGTGAAAAAACAGGCAGTAAGCCTGAAGAAATTAGTAATGATGGGCGATTCACCGTTTCAGCAGTTGAATGTTTGGGTTCATGCGGAACAGCTCCTATGGCACAAATCAATGATGAGTATCATGAGAATTTAACTCATGAAAAAATCGATAAATTATTGGAGAAGCTTAAATAA